Proteins from one Methanolinea sp. genomic window:
- a CDS encoding helix-turn-helix domain-containing protein translates to MRGVIRKRREFLSLMRACTVERGYFTVADIQRLAGVPRSTAQDWIRRLLEEGCVVVREQKMGRNPAKYAAISALPSSACRRIFTTVDGDRVEIYHECLSSACAAFCAYHHARASGVLEEVERDGTLLRERARLGETHVEIGLYPACAVGVAGVYREGDEIVQKIRCIGGPAYSLTDMMAKAEGVCEVRVGKRGEIVEGCVRTRALSHLVIGIDDTDSRDGGATFALALALLQHLGRVKGVLPIGHRIAMLSPDVPEKTTGNSCSYIEVAVPPGEYESIREKSLLFVQDESLSPEWGMAFRRGFSVPEGLRAFGARARRERIPPGEAPRVAAAHGVDLYGGRGRTGALAAVALSGLPHDVLLRPYAPIPGSAG, encoded by the coding sequence ATGAGGGGCGTCATCAGAAAGCGCCGTGAGTTCCTCTCCCTGATGCGGGCCTGCACGGTCGAGCGCGGGTACTTCACGGTGGCCGACATCCAGAGGCTCGCCGGCGTCCCGCGGAGCACGGCGCAGGACTGGATCCGCCGCCTCCTCGAGGAGGGGTGCGTGGTCGTCCGGGAGCAGAAGATGGGGCGCAACCCCGCGAAGTACGCGGCGATCAGCGCGCTCCCCTCGAGCGCCTGCCGGCGGATCTTCACGACGGTGGACGGCGACAGGGTCGAGATCTACCACGAGTGCCTGAGCAGCGCCTGCGCGGCGTTCTGCGCGTACCACCACGCGCGGGCATCCGGCGTGCTCGAGGAGGTCGAGAGGGACGGGACACTGCTGCGCGAGCGGGCGCGCCTCGGCGAGACCCACGTCGAGATCGGGCTCTACCCCGCCTGCGCCGTCGGCGTGGCCGGGGTCTACCGGGAGGGCGACGAGATCGTCCAGAAGATCCGGTGCATCGGGGGCCCCGCCTACTCCCTCACCGACATGATGGCGAAGGCCGAGGGTGTCTGCGAGGTCAGGGTGGGGAAGAGGGGGGAGATCGTGGAAGGGTGCGTCCGGACGCGTGCGCTCTCCCACCTCGTCATCGGTATCGACGACACGGACTCGCGGGACGGCGGGGCGACATTTGCGCTCGCGCTCGCGCTCCTCCAGCACCTCGGGAGGGTGAAGGGGGTCCTCCCGATCGGCCACCGGATCGCGATGCTCTCCCCGGACGTGCCCGAGAAGACGACCGGCAACTCCTGCAGCTACATCGAGGTCGCGGTCCCGCCGGGGGAGTACGAGAGCATTCGCGAGAAGTCCCTCCTCTTCGTGCAGGACGAGTCGCTCTCGCCCGAGTGGGGGATGGCGTTCCGGCGCGGCTTCTCGGTTCCCGAGGGGCTGCGCGCGTTCGGCGCGAGGGCGCGGAGGGAGAGGATCCCGCCCGGCGAGGCCCCGCGGGTCGCCGCGGCGCACGGCGTCGACCTCTACGGGGGGAGGGGGAGGACGGGCGCGCTCGCGGCAGTCGCCCTCTCCGGGCTCCCCCACGACGTCCTCCTCCGGCCCTACGCCCCGATCCCGGGGTCCGCGGGGTGA
- a CDS encoding homoserine dehydrogenase → MRLAILGMGSVGKGLLSALGERDLGFVVTAVADSRSALIDRDGIDPAEVLEAKRLHGVCGDTSLSAMDVVSKAPYDVLVEVTPTNAATGEPGLTHILAALSRGRHVVTSNKGPIAREYARLKRCAAEHGVMLRYEATVGGAIPVIHTLEHGLAGNRILAVFGVLNGTCNYILTRMAAEGLSYEQALLQAREAGYAEADPTYDVKGIDSAIKLVILANTFWKRPVALEDVSVTGIDMLTVDALRLAGEQDCTIRLIAEAIPERGILRVAPRLLPLSHPLVVEGTLNAITIETDLAGEITLIGKGAGSRETASAIIGDLLAIRGAHEGRHQKAP, encoded by the coding sequence GTGAGGCTCGCGATCCTCGGGATGGGATCCGTGGGCAAGGGCCTCCTCTCGGCCCTCGGGGAGCGCGACCTCGGCTTCGTCGTCACGGCGGTCGCGGACTCGCGCAGCGCCCTCATCGACAGGGACGGGATAGACCCTGCCGAGGTCCTCGAGGCAAAGAGGCTCCACGGGGTCTGCGGGGACACGTCCCTCTCGGCGATGGACGTCGTTTCGAAGGCCCCGTACGACGTCCTCGTCGAGGTGACGCCCACGAACGCGGCGACGGGGGAGCCGGGCCTCACCCACATCCTCGCCGCCCTCTCGCGCGGCCGCCACGTCGTCACCTCGAACAAGGGGCCGATCGCGCGGGAGTACGCCCGGCTGAAGCGCTGCGCCGCGGAGCACGGCGTCATGCTCCGATACGAGGCGACCGTCGGCGGGGCGATCCCCGTCATCCACACGCTCGAGCACGGCCTCGCGGGGAACAGGATCCTCGCGGTCTTCGGGGTCCTGAACGGGACGTGCAACTACATCCTCACGCGGATGGCCGCCGAGGGGCTCTCCTACGAGCAGGCGCTCCTCCAGGCCCGCGAGGCAGGGTACGCGGAGGCGGACCCGACGTACGACGTGAAGGGGATCGACTCCGCGATCAAGCTCGTTATCCTCGCGAACACCTTCTGGAAGAGGCCGGTCGCGCTCGAGGACGTCTCCGTGACGGGGATCGACATGCTCACGGTCGACGCCCTCCGCCTCGCCGGCGAGCAGGACTGCACCATCCGGCTGATCGCCGAGGCGATCCCCGAGAGGGGGATCCTCCGGGTCGCTCCCCGCCTCCTCCCGCTCTCCCACCCGCTCGTCGTCGAGGGGACGCTGAACGCGATCACGATCGAGACGGACCTCGCGGGCGAGATCACCCTGATAGGGAAGGGCGCGGGCTCGAGGGAGACCGCGAGCGCGATCATCGGCGACCTCCTCGCCATCCGTGGTGCGCATGAGGGGCGTCATCAGAAAGCGCCGTGA
- a CDS encoding ArsR family transcriptional regulator, whose protein sequence is MTTGESPREGAQRFIRICASDRGLVAIDSPLKGKILEILEAGETDFEEIVSRSGRAKSTVSAHLKALTEAGIAVSRPDPSDGRRRLFSLNGKIIMRTLALDRDMEWIDRFFPGSLPPDATTRDVYSVILTSLRVSLISEGIEMHPLFSRAGRRAGEAIYPLVRDDDTRSFISRVSRFWESHGLGTLALERADPPTLVIRDCFECARLPMTGKPECSFGAGILSALFSAHCGDAREAVEKNCYATGSNLCRFEIWEAGGDIPRAR, encoded by the coding sequence GTGACGACCGGCGAATCCCCGCGGGAGGGGGCACAGAGGTTCATCCGGATCTGCGCGTCCGACCGCGGCCTCGTGGCGATCGACAGCCCGCTCAAGGGCAAGATCCTCGAGATCCTCGAGGCAGGCGAGACCGACTTCGAGGAGATCGTGAGCCGGTCGGGCAGGGCGAAGTCGACCGTCTCTGCGCACTTAAAAGCCCTCACGGAAGCGGGAATCGCGGTCTCGAGGCCCGATCCCTCGGACGGCCGCAGGCGGCTCTTCTCCCTCAACGGCAAGATCATCATGCGGACCCTCGCGCTCGACCGCGACATGGAGTGGATCGACCGGTTCTTCCCCGGGAGCCTCCCCCCCGATGCGACGACCCGCGATGTCTACAGCGTCATCCTCACGAGCCTGCGCGTGAGCCTGATCTCGGAGGGGATCGAGATGCACCCCCTCTTCTCGCGCGCGGGGCGGAGGGCGGGGGAGGCGATCTACCCCCTCGTGAGGGACGACGACACCCGGTCCTTCATCTCCCGCGTCTCGCGGTTCTGGGAGAGTCACGGCCTTGGGACGCTCGCGCTCGAGCGGGCGGATCCCCCGACGCTCGTCATCAGGGATTGCTTTGAGTGCGCAAGACTCCCCATGACGGGAAAACCGGAGTGCTCATTCGGCGCCGGGATCCTCTCTGCCCTCTTTTCCGCGCACTGCGGCGACGCGAGGGAGGCCGTCGAGAAGAACTGCTACGCGACGGGGAGCAACCTCTGCAGGTTCGAGATCTGGGAGGCGGGGGGGGACATCCCCCGGGCCCGGTAG
- a CDS encoding VIT1/CCC1 family protein, whose protein sequence is MHADGRGTGDAGHRDAFRAFQRSEATEHLVYERLAGMVRDAGNAAVLREMAAEELAHARFWQGYTGEEAAPDRLRAAWYLLLAWVLGVTFAAKLMERGEHRSISAYRALSGVVAGIDEVVRDEEDHERALLSMLSEERLAYMGSIVLGLNDALIEFSGSLAGFTFALRETRLVAAAGIVMGIAAALSMASSEYLSQKSDRKGQDPSRAALYTGAAYIATVLVLVLPFVLAGDPLVALGLTIAAAILVIAAFSAYVSVTLDTPLWSRFAEMAVLSLGIAGISFLAGIAVRALLHVDV, encoded by the coding sequence GTGCACGCGGACGGACGCGGGACAGGGGACGCGGGGCACCGGGATGCCTTCCGCGCGTTCCAGAGGTCCGAGGCAACCGAGCACCTCGTCTACGAACGGCTCGCGGGGATGGTCCGGGACGCGGGGAACGCCGCGGTCCTGCGGGAGATGGCCGCCGAGGAACTCGCGCACGCCCGGTTCTGGCAGGGATACACGGGCGAGGAGGCCGCGCCGGACAGGCTCCGCGCCGCGTGGTACCTCCTCCTCGCGTGGGTGCTCGGGGTCACCTTCGCGGCGAAGCTCATGGAGAGGGGGGAGCACAGGTCCATCAGCGCGTACAGGGCCCTCTCGGGGGTCGTTGCCGGCATCGACGAGGTCGTCCGGGACGAGGAAGACCACGAGAGGGCGCTCCTCTCCATGCTCTCCGAGGAGAGGCTCGCCTACATGGGCTCGATCGTGCTCGGGCTGAACGACGCCCTCATCGAGTTTTCCGGGAGCCTCGCCGGGTTCACGTTCGCCCTGCGGGAGACGAGGCTCGTCGCGGCGGCGGGGATCGTCATGGGGATCGCGGCCGCGCTGTCGATGGCATCATCCGAGTACCTCTCCCAGAAGTCTGACCGGAAGGGGCAGGACCCCTCGAGGGCCGCCCTCTACACGGGTGCCGCGTACATCGCCACGGTCCTCGTCCTCGTCCTCCCGTTCGTCCTCGCCGGGGACCCGCTCGTCGCCCTCGGGTTGACCATCGCCGCCGCGATCCTCGTCATCGCGGCCTTCTCTGCCTATGTCTCCGTCACCCTCGACACCCCGCTCTGGAGTCGGTTCGCGGAGATGGCGGTCCTCTCACTCGGGATCGCGGGGATCTCGTTCCTCGCGGGGATCGCGGTCCGCGCCCTCCTCCACGTGGATGTCTAG